In Malus sylvestris chromosome 2, drMalSylv7.2, whole genome shotgun sequence, the genomic stretch GCAGTTAAAAATTCATTGAGGGGTATTATCAGATTAATTTCTTAGGCATTTAACGCTTGAAAGTTTTCATCTTTGAATTCAAAGTGCACTGGGAAATTTAATTATCCAGCCGGTGTTTCTTAGGGCCGGTTTTGTAACTATTTCGTttgtagttttcattgttgtgtGCTATAGATAGAGGAAAACTATATGGGCGAATGGAAGAATGGAGAAGGTGATAGTGGAAGAAATGGGAAAAGGATTCAAGTTTTCGTTTTCATATTATCTCCTCCATTTCAACCGCCTCCCTTcatccttctccttcctcattTCTACCATACACTTTCCTTGTATCTCTACcacaaaaagtgaaaactaaaaaatGGCAAGTAGAAACAACGTGGTTATGGAACGAGCCCTTAGCTCGTTGATTCATCTTCCTGTTTTATGTGATTTGCCTTGTTCTTGGCCACTTCAACTTATTTTGTACACCATGACTTTATATATGTGGATAATGAGTATCAAATGTATGTCTCTTTCATCTTGAATTGACCCAACACATTGCTTGAGATTTTGTCTACTATGTCCCAATTTCTTGTTGCAAAacttttaaatttgaatttcacATGCAAGTTTGTTGTTTATCATTGCCAAATGTTTGATGCTAGGTTCTTCCAAGCCAACCTACTATTGTCTTTTGAACGTTAGTCCCAGTAATTCAAATGCCGCATTTCAGGACAAAGCAAAGCTTACTTCACACAGAAGGTCACTTGTTGTCCGAGCTGGGTATGCATGCATTTATGCCGTCTAAATTTTCAGTGTTTCAGTATTATTTTTATCTCTCAAGTCTTAAATGTCTTTTAGCTGGCCAGTTCTTATAATActtctcttcttttccttttgtttttgctaCTACAGAGCCGATAGACCAAATTCAGCAAGTATCTTCGTTGGTGGTTTTATATTGGGGGGGATAGTTGTTGGAGCATTAGGTTGTGTATATGCACCTCAGGTATGTTTGAAGAATACAAGCTATGCATCTATCACAGTTTGACCTGTTACCATTGCATTGGTCTGTATTCTGTGTGGTTATTTAATGGTGGATATCTTTGGTGCCTCGATTTGATGTTGTGATTGCTATTGCTATTGCTACTCAGTATCTGCATGTCTGTGTACTCGCATGCCCTTACCTATACGAGCCTGTACTTGTGAATTGACGATTCCTGATAGAATATATATTCATCGTGTACCACACGGCCTTTAGAATGTTACTGCAGTACTGCTGTCTGATTATTAACGCCTTTAAGCCATAGGTTCTGCCCCCTCTCCCCCGTCCAAAGATTTACCTTCTAGAGGATACGTAAAGCTATGTAATTATCTTGTTAAATGATATACAGTGTATGAATTTGTTGTGGGAGATGAGACATGGTTTGTGTGTGATATATAGCTGATCAAAAGGGGCCAACTTCTTTATAGTGACGCGAAAGCATGTATTTGACTGACATATCATATCATATTCCCAGATAAGCAAGGCACTAGCTGGAGCCGACAGAAAAGACTTGATGAGGAAGCTACCAAAATTTATTTATGATGAAGAGAAAGCTCTTGAGGTGAGAATTTTTTTGTTCCCTCATTAATCGTAGTTTTTAGCAATATAGAAAGGTCAGGTTGATGATAGTTTCTAGATATGTAGAATGTGGAATTAATCATTAAACGAAGATTTTATAAGCGCTTCTGAGGCCATTGTGTGTGGGTTGTActttatctttattgtgctatttgtttctttttaagTGGAAACTTCGATTGGTCAACCCCGTATAACTTTTGGATCATATTTGAACTTATGTGTTTTCTGTTATGTACAGAAAACCCGCAAAATACTGGCTGAGAAGATAGCGCAGCTAAATTCCGCCATAGATGACGTTTCTGCTCAGCTGCATGGAGATGATGCCCCGAATGGAGCCGCAGTGGCTTCCGATGAAGTTGAAGCTTCCATATAGTAATAGTTTGCAGAAGTTTTGTTGAACTTGTTACATGTGTCAACCACTGGGAAAATAATGTTGTTAATCTTCTTGTTCTCGTGTGTTTTTCGTGTTTATAATTACATCGAAAACAACGTCAGTAATTGAAAGCCATCGTAGTTTGCTGGAATACTTATTTGCTTCAACACCATCAACTATTTCTCCCTTTGATTGGAGTCTTGAAGTTGTCGTCTGAGAAACCAGGGCGTTTTAGATTTCTATAGAAGTGAATGTGATCTTTTAACGACCTGTCGTTTTGAGTTTGAGTTGGGCCTCAAACCAATCCAATTGTATCCACCAGACTTAAAAGGAGGACGATGCTCCTCCATGGGTCAGAAAGATTTTGGAGCCCGTATAAAgcactttattttatttttattgttattgtatagaatgagagatttttcaatgtgccgagaGTATGGTCCGGTGTGCCGAGAGTGGTCCGGTACATCAAGtttaataatataattggttagaaatttgaaaaaataaattttaacaattatattattacacttgGTGATTGGGTTGTGTTCTTGGGATACTAAAAAATTCTCCTATAGAGTGGGTAAGGCAAATGATTTTTGtgtactctttttcttttgaacattTTAGATTAGTTGtctcttaatttttctttgatttatcTAATCTAAaggtaaaa encodes the following:
- the LOC126609071 gene encoding uncharacterized protein LOC126609071 — protein: MSALPSSFVSVPNHKTHFLTGSSKPTYYCLLNVSPSNSNAAFQDKAKLTSHRRSLVVRAGADRPNSASIFVGGFILGGIVVGALGCVYAPQISKALAGADRKDLMRKLPKFIYDEEKALEKTRKILAEKIAQLNSAIDDVSAQLHGDDAPNGAAVASDEVEASI